The Streptomyces achromogenes genome window below encodes:
- the araD gene encoding L-ribulose-5-phosphate 4-epimerase AraD, with protein sequence MTVRVRDGLRQEVLDANLTIPQVGLATLTWGNVSGVDREAGVFVIKPSGVPYEDLGLDDLVTVRLSDGAVVDGHLRPSTDTETHRCLYLAFPSIGGVTHTHSTRAVAFAQARRDIPVLGTTHADTFNGPIPVTPDLTAEQCAKDYEYNTGRVIVDLLKEDDQRAVEVPAALVANHGPFTWGPSARKSLEHAIICEAVADIALHTFALSPTAPPPPHLLNRHYTRKHGPDAYYGNPAPTS encoded by the coding sequence ATGACCGTACGAGTACGCGACGGTCTGCGGCAAGAGGTGCTGGACGCCAACCTGACCATCCCTCAGGTCGGCCTGGCGACGCTGACCTGGGGCAACGTCAGCGGCGTCGACCGGGAGGCGGGCGTCTTCGTCATCAAGCCCTCCGGGGTCCCCTACGAGGACCTCGGTCTCGACGACCTGGTGACCGTCCGCCTGTCGGACGGCGCGGTCGTCGACGGGCACCTGCGGCCCTCCACCGACACCGAGACCCACCGCTGCCTCTACCTCGCCTTCCCCTCCATCGGCGGCGTCACCCACACCCACTCCACCCGCGCCGTCGCCTTCGCCCAGGCCCGCCGCGACATCCCGGTGCTCGGCACCACCCACGCCGACACCTTCAACGGCCCGATTCCGGTCACCCCGGATCTCACGGCCGAGCAGTGCGCGAAGGACTACGAGTACAACACCGGGCGGGTCATCGTGGATCTGCTGAAGGAGGACGACCAGCGGGCGGTCGAGGTGCCCGCGGCCCTGGTGGCCAACCACGGCCCGTTCACCTGGGGGCCGAGCGCCCGCAAGTCGCTCGAGCACGCCATCATCTGCGAAGCCGTCGCCGACATCGCCCTGCACACCTTCGCGCTGTCACCGACGGCCCCGCCGCCGCCCCACCTCCTCAACCGCCACTACACCCGCAAGCACGGCCCGGACGCCTACTACGGCAACCCGGCGCCCACGTCCTGA
- a CDS encoding PP2C family protein-serine/threonine phosphatase, with product MGPPLRGERFVTAVFAEIRADDGVVRVVNCGHPPPLLIGPDGVRELDRGRSAPPLNLGMLGGDPYHVEAYAFRPGDQLLLYTDGITETRDPGGAFYPLQRRPRSWGSLPPDELLRRLHTDLLVHSKDRLQDGIAALAACLLADEECAPGGGTALG from the coding sequence GTGGGACCGCCACTACGTGGCGAACGGTTCGTCACCGCCGTCTTCGCGGAGATCCGCGCCGACGACGGCGTCGTCCGGGTCGTCAACTGCGGTCACCCGCCCCCGCTGCTCATCGGTCCCGACGGGGTCCGCGAACTCGACCGGGGGCGGTCGGCTCCACCGCTGAACCTCGGGATGCTCGGCGGCGATCCGTATCACGTCGAGGCCTACGCCTTCCGGCCCGGTGACCAACTCCTGCTGTACACGGACGGCATCACCGAGACCCGCGATCCCGGCGGCGCGTTCTACCCCCTGCAGCGGCGACCGCGCTCTTGGGGGAGCCTGCCGCCCGACGAGCTGCTGCGCCGGCTGCACACCGACCTGCTGGTCCACAGCAAGGACCGTCTGCAGGACGGCATCGCGGCGCTCGCCGCCTGTCTGCTCGCCGACGAGGAGTGTGCGCCGGGGGGCGGGACGGCCCTCGGCTGA
- a CDS encoding NAD-dependent epimerase/dehydratase family protein: MRVLVTGGAGFIGSHVVEALRARGHEPVVFDVRTDPAADVRDEQAVARALAGVDAVCHQAAMVGLGAGFADAVEYVSRNDLGTAVLLTAMAGQGVRRLVLAGSMVVYGEGRYTCARHGVVRPGPRAVADLAAGRFEPRCPACGRELSAGLVAEDAALDPRNVYATTKLAQEHLAAAWARSTGGSAVSLRYHNVYGPGMPRDTPYAGVASFFRSSLARGEAPRVFEDGLQRRDFVHVRDVAAANAAALEADPAAGALTAYNTGSGEPHTVGEMARALAAAHGGPEPVVTGEYRLGDVRHITADSSRLRAELGWKPQVGFPEGMREFASAGMRGA; the protein is encoded by the coding sequence ATGCGTGTACTGGTCACCGGCGGCGCCGGGTTCATCGGGTCCCATGTGGTCGAGGCGCTTCGTGCGCGCGGCCACGAACCCGTCGTGTTCGACGTGCGGACCGATCCCGCGGCGGACGTGCGCGACGAGCAGGCCGTGGCCCGCGCCCTCGCCGGGGTGGACGCGGTGTGCCACCAGGCCGCCATGGTCGGGCTGGGCGCCGGGTTCGCCGATGCCGTGGAGTACGTCTCCCGCAACGACCTGGGCACCGCCGTCCTGCTGACGGCCATGGCCGGACAGGGCGTACGACGGCTCGTGCTGGCCGGGTCGATGGTCGTCTACGGGGAGGGTCGGTACACCTGCGCGCGGCACGGCGTGGTGCGGCCCGGGCCCCGGGCCGTCGCCGACCTTGCGGCCGGGCGTTTCGAACCGCGGTGTCCGGCGTGCGGCCGGGAACTGTCCGCCGGGCTGGTCGCCGAGGACGCGGCGCTGGACCCGCGCAACGTGTACGCCACCACCAAGCTCGCCCAGGAGCATCTGGCCGCCGCCTGGGCGCGGTCGACGGGCGGGTCGGCGGTGTCGTTGCGCTACCACAACGTCTACGGCCCCGGGATGCCCCGGGACACCCCGTACGCCGGGGTCGCCTCCTTCTTCCGTTCGTCGCTCGCCCGGGGCGAGGCGCCGCGCGTGTTCGAGGACGGGCTGCAGCGACGGGACTTCGTCCACGTACGGGACGTGGCGGCGGCCAACGCGGCCGCGCTGGAGGCGGATCCGGCCGCCGGCGCGCTCACCGCGTACAACACCGGCAGCGGTGAGCCGCACACCGTCGGCGAGATGGCGAGGGCGTTGGCCGCGGCCCACGGCGGACCCGAGCCGGTGGTGACCGGCGAGTACCGGCTGGGGGACGTGCGGCACATCACGGCGGACTCCTCCCGGCTGCGGGCGGAGCTGGGCTGGAAGCCGCAGGTCGGCTTCCCGGAAGGCATGCGGGAGTTCGCGTCGGCGGGTATGCGCGGCGCGTAG
- a CDS encoding SpoIIE family protein phosphatase — translation MDRRLGRLRSWPGLRTVAGQVFVLQVFIILVLVAAAVAALLLQSRTDAEREARNRTLAVASAVASSPSVVQALSEPKPTVVLQRQAEQTRVRSGVDFVVVMSVDGIRYTHPEPARIGRHYIGSITKAQHGGVVTETTTGTLGPSVRTVVAVRDPGGKIVGLVSAGITVKRVSVAADRQAPLVLAATALVLAAATAGSALISRRLRRQTHGLGPAQMTRMYEHHDAVLHAVREGVLIIDRQGRLLLANDEARPLLDLGADVEGRPVSGLGLEPRAERLLLSGTTSTDRVIKVGTRLLAVSQRPMEQLPGPGGSVTTLRDTTELSSLVGRVEVVQERLSLLYEAGLRIGTTLNVTRTAEELAELAVPRFADYVTVDLADAVLRGEEPNLATVAELRRVALHGVRTGTPLYPAGELIHFDPSTPQAAGFGSGRMVLEADMAAFSGWQAQAPDRARALVAAGIHSMIAAPLRARGVILGVATFWRSREPTPFDQEDLSVAEELVARAAVSIDNARRFTREHATAVALQRSLLPHALPEQSAVEVAHRYLPAEAGLGGVGGDWFDVIPLPGARVAIVVGDVVGHGLHAAATMGQLRTAVHNFSTLDLPPDELLWHLDELVTRIDQDRDDDNADTPTLTGATCLYAVYDPVSGRCSMARAGHLEPLVVHPDGRARLAGVPAGPPLGLGGLPYEKAEIQLPPSSSIVLYTDGLLEERQRDIDEGIERLRGVVAHAGRTPEQMCQAVMDALLPTAPRDDVALLVARTRLLDGDRMALWQVESDPAAVSGVRACVSGLLHDWGLDEEAFTLELILSELVTNAIRYATGPITVRVIRDRSLICEVSDGSSVSPHLRRAAGMDEGGRGLFLVAQFADRWGTRYTPEGKVIWTEQQLPVGQ, via the coding sequence ATGGATCGACGGCTCGGGCGTCTGCGGTCCTGGCCGGGGCTACGGACCGTCGCCGGCCAGGTGTTCGTTCTGCAGGTCTTCATCATCCTCGTGCTGGTCGCGGCCGCGGTCGCCGCCCTGCTGCTGCAGTCCCGGACCGACGCCGAGCGCGAGGCCCGTAACCGCACCCTCGCGGTGGCCTCCGCCGTCGCCTCCTCGCCCTCGGTCGTCCAGGCCCTGAGCGAACCGAAACCCACCGTGGTGCTCCAGCGGCAGGCCGAGCAGACGCGCGTCCGCTCCGGCGTGGACTTCGTCGTGGTGATGAGCGTCGACGGCATCCGCTACACCCATCCCGAGCCGGCACGGATCGGCCGGCACTACATCGGCAGCATCACCAAGGCCCAGCACGGCGGAGTCGTCACCGAGACGACCACCGGGACGCTGGGCCCGTCGGTGCGGACCGTCGTCGCCGTCAGGGACCCGGGCGGGAAGATCGTCGGGCTGGTCTCCGCGGGCATCACGGTCAAACGGGTGAGTGTGGCGGCCGACCGGCAGGCGCCGCTCGTCCTGGCGGCCACCGCGCTGGTGCTCGCGGCGGCCACCGCGGGCAGCGCGCTGATCAGCCGGCGGCTGCGCCGCCAGACGCACGGGCTCGGCCCGGCGCAGATGACCCGGATGTACGAGCACCACGACGCCGTCCTGCACGCGGTGCGCGAAGGCGTCCTCATCATCGACCGGCAGGGCCGGCTGCTGCTGGCCAACGACGAGGCGCGGCCGCTGCTGGACCTCGGCGCCGACGTGGAGGGGCGGCCCGTCAGCGGCCTCGGGCTGGAGCCGAGGGCCGAACGGCTCCTGCTGTCGGGCACCACGTCCACCGACCGGGTGATCAAGGTCGGCACCCGGCTGCTGGCGGTCAGCCAGCGCCCCATGGAACAGCTGCCAGGCCCCGGAGGCTCGGTCACCACCCTGCGGGACACGACGGAACTCAGCTCCCTGGTGGGGCGTGTGGAGGTCGTCCAGGAGCGGCTGAGCCTGCTGTACGAGGCCGGCCTGCGCATCGGCACCACCCTGAACGTGACGCGCACGGCGGAGGAACTGGCCGAACTGGCCGTGCCCAGGTTCGCCGACTACGTCACCGTCGACCTGGCCGACGCCGTGCTGCGCGGAGAGGAACCGAACCTGGCGACCGTCGCGGAGTTGCGCCGGGTCGCGCTGCACGGCGTGCGCACGGGCACACCGCTGTATCCGGCCGGTGAGCTCATCCACTTCGACCCCTCGACGCCGCAGGCCGCCGGGTTCGGTTCGGGCCGGATGGTGCTGGAGGCCGACATGGCGGCGTTCTCCGGCTGGCAGGCACAGGCACCCGACCGCGCTCGCGCCCTGGTGGCCGCCGGTATCCACTCGATGATCGCGGCTCCGCTGCGGGCGCGCGGTGTGATCCTCGGCGTGGCGACCTTCTGGCGCTCGCGGGAGCCCACGCCGTTCGACCAGGAGGACCTCTCGGTCGCGGAGGAGCTCGTGGCCCGTGCCGCGGTGAGCATCGACAACGCCCGTCGCTTCACCCGTGAGCACGCCACAGCCGTCGCCCTGCAGCGGAGCCTGCTCCCGCACGCGCTCCCCGAGCAGAGCGCCGTCGAGGTGGCGCACCGCTATCTGCCGGCCGAGGCGGGCCTCGGCGGCGTCGGCGGTGACTGGTTCGACGTCATCCCGTTGCCCGGGGCGCGGGTCGCCATCGTGGTGGGCGACGTCGTGGGACACGGCCTGCACGCCGCCGCCACCATGGGTCAACTGCGCACCGCCGTGCACAACTTCTCGACGCTCGACCTGCCTCCCGACGAACTGCTCTGGCATCTGGACGAACTCGTCACCCGCATCGACCAGGACCGTGACGACGACAACGCCGACACCCCGACACTGACCGGCGCCACCTGCCTGTACGCGGTCTACGACCCGGTGTCCGGCCGGTGCTCCATGGCCCGGGCCGGTCACCTGGAACCCCTTGTCGTCCACCCGGACGGCCGGGCCCGTCTGGCCGGGGTGCCGGCCGGACCGCCGCTGGGACTGGGCGGGCTGCCCTACGAGAAGGCGGAGATCCAACTGCCCCCGAGCAGCAGCATCGTGCTGTACACCGATGGTCTGCTCGAGGAACGGCAGCGGGACATCGACGAGGGGATCGAACGGCTGCGCGGCGTCGTCGCACACGCCGGACGCACACCTGAACAGATGTGCCAGGCCGTGATGGACGCCCTGCTGCCCACCGCCCCACGCGACGACGTCGCGCTGCTCGTCGCCCGCACCCGGCTGCTCGACGGTGACCGGATGGCCCTCTGGCAGGTGGAGTCCGACCCCGCGGCCGTCTCCGGTGTGCGGGCCTGCGTCAGCGGCCTGCTGCACGACTGGGGACTGGACGAGGAGGCGTTCACCCTGGAACTGATCCTCAGCGAACTGGTCACCAACGCCATCCGGTACGCGACCGGGCCCATCACCGTGCGCGTGATCCGTGACCGCAGCCTGATCTGCGAAGTCTCCGACGGGAGCAGCGTCTCACCGCATCTGCGCCGCGCCGCCGGCATGGACGAGGGCGGCCGCGGGCTCTTCCTCGTGGCCCAGTTCGCCGACCGCTGGGGCACGCGTTACACACCCGAGGGCAAGGTCATCTGGACCGAGCAGCAACTGCCCGTGGGGCAGTGA
- a CDS encoding sensor histidine kinase gives MRDALLIALYALLGAAAAGLLGAGALWLLRRRSLTGSLTVVAAVAVTAMLAGTLAVAQAMFLSPHDLSVVTTVVAMAAVVSLATALALGRWVVARSHELALAARSFGDGGDFTAPEGPATAELAALSRELQTTSAKLAESRERERALESSRRELVAWISHDLRTPLAGLRAMSEALEDGVAVDPGRYLRQIRTEVERLNGMVGDLFELSRIHAGALALSPARMSVYDLVGDALAGAYPLAYEHGVRLVGDRVEPLPVEVDGKEMSRVLGNLLVNAIRRTPADGTVMVAAERSPDGVVLSVSDSCGGIPEEDLGRVFDTGWRGTHARTPPAGAGLGLAIVRGIVEAHRGRATVHNIPGGCRFEVVLPAAAS, from the coding sequence CCTTCTCATCGCCCTGTACGCCCTGCTCGGCGCCGCCGCGGCCGGGCTGCTCGGCGCGGGCGCCCTGTGGCTGCTGCGCCGCCGGTCGCTGACCGGCTCGCTCACCGTGGTGGCGGCCGTCGCCGTGACCGCCATGCTCGCGGGCACCCTCGCCGTGGCCCAGGCGATGTTCCTGTCCCCGCACGACCTGAGCGTGGTCACCACGGTGGTCGCGATGGCGGCCGTGGTCTCCCTGGCCACGGCGCTGGCGCTCGGCCGCTGGGTGGTCGCCCGCAGCCACGAACTCGCCCTCGCGGCCCGCTCCTTCGGCGACGGCGGCGACTTCACCGCACCCGAGGGGCCGGCCACCGCCGAACTCGCCGCGCTGAGCCGCGAGTTGCAGACCACCAGCGCGAAACTCGCCGAGTCCCGGGAGCGGGAGCGGGCTCTGGAGTCGTCCCGGCGGGAACTCGTCGCCTGGATCTCGCACGACCTGCGCACCCCGCTCGCGGGCCTGCGCGCGATGTCCGAGGCGCTGGAGGACGGCGTCGCCGTCGACCCCGGCCGCTATCTGCGCCAGATCCGCACCGAGGTCGAACGTCTCAACGGCATGGTCGGCGACCTCTTCGAGCTCTCCCGCATCCACGCCGGCGCCCTGGCCCTGTCGCCTGCCCGGATGTCCGTCTACGACCTGGTCGGCGACGCACTCGCCGGGGCGTACCCGCTGGCGTACGAGCACGGGGTACGACTGGTGGGGGACCGGGTGGAGCCCCTGCCGGTGGAGGTGGACGGCAAGGAGATGAGCCGGGTCCTCGGCAACCTGCTGGTCAACGCGATCCGCCGGACGCCCGCCGACGGCACCGTCATGGTGGCCGCCGAACGCTCGCCCGACGGCGTGGTGCTGTCCGTCTCGGACAGCTGCGGCGGCATCCCCGAGGAGGACCTCGGCCGTGTCTTCGACACCGGCTGGCGCGGCACCCACGCCCGGACGCCGCCGGCGGGAGCCGGACTGGGTCTGGCGATCGTCCGCGGCATCGTGGAGGCGCACCGGGGCCGGGCCACCGTGCACAACATCCCCGGCGGCTGCCGTTTCGAGGTGGTGCTGCCCGCGGCAGCTTCATGA
- a CDS encoding LacI family DNA-binding transcriptional regulator yields MDVTGHTNSDSRSGSAREPRRAASIRDVARAAGVSYQTVSRVINGHPNVREETRHRVEAAIQSLGFRRNPTAFALASGVTRSLTVLTSNTTLHGYAATLQGVEEAARAAGYALGVKVLTPEDDLDRTMSSAAAEGGGLLVIGFDPLGAAALERAPADVPCAAVVEAPPPGRTPPRPAVWADDREAARAATAYLLELGHRTVHYLAIPTSVGARRPEGPRAQGWRAALESAGITPPDPHGGTGWDAQVGYDEGRRLAEDPEITAILCGNDDLALGVLRALHHAGRAVPGDVSVVGFDDAPHSAFLTPALTTVRMDFQGLGRDAFALLHGQLESGHLPPEPTFAGTDLIVRESSGPVGG; encoded by the coding sequence ATGGATGTGACCGGTCACACGAACTCCGACAGCCGCTCGGGTTCCGCACGGGAGCCGCGCAGAGCCGCCAGCATTCGCGATGTCGCACGGGCCGCCGGCGTCTCGTACCAGACCGTCTCCCGGGTGATCAACGGTCACCCGAACGTCCGCGAGGAGACGCGCCACCGCGTCGAGGCGGCCATCCAGAGCCTGGGATTCCGACGCAACCCGACCGCGTTCGCCCTCGCCAGCGGCGTGACCCGGTCCCTCACCGTCCTGACCTCGAACACGACCCTGCACGGCTACGCGGCCACGCTGCAGGGCGTGGAGGAAGCGGCCCGCGCCGCGGGATACGCGCTGGGCGTGAAGGTGCTGACGCCCGAGGACGACCTCGACCGCACGATGTCCTCGGCAGCGGCCGAGGGCGGCGGTCTGCTGGTCATCGGCTTCGACCCACTCGGCGCCGCGGCACTGGAACGGGCCCCGGCCGACGTGCCGTGCGCCGCCGTCGTCGAGGCCCCGCCGCCCGGCCGGACCCCTCCCCGTCCGGCCGTGTGGGCCGACGACCGCGAGGCCGCCCGGGCCGCCACCGCGTATCTGCTGGAACTCGGGCACCGGACCGTCCACTACCTCGCCATCCCGACGTCCGTGGGCGCCCGGCGTCCCGAAGGCCCCCGCGCCCAGGGCTGGCGCGCCGCTCTGGAGTCGGCCGGCATCACCCCGCCGGACCCGCACGGCGGCACGGGCTGGGACGCGCAGGTCGGTTACGACGAGGGGCGCAGGCTCGCGGAGGACCCGGAGATCACCGCGATCCTGTGCGGCAACGACGACCTGGCACTGGGCGTGCTGCGCGCCCTGCATCACGCCGGACGCGCCGTGCCGGGCGACGTCAGCGTCGTCGGCTTCGACGACGCACCGCACTCGGCGTTCCTCACGCCCGCCCTCACCACCGTGCGGATGGACTTCCAGGGGCTGGGCCGCGACGCCTTCGCCCTGTTGCACGGCCAGTTGGAGAGCGGCCACCTGCCCCCCGAACCGACCTTCGCCGGCACCGACCTGATCGTCCGCGAGAGCTCCGGGCCCGTCGGCGGCTGA
- the araA gene encoding L-arabinose isomerase, which translates to MEANATPYPDHEVWFLTGSQGLYGDDVLQQVAEQSRSISETLGHPGEIPVRIVWKPVLTDADAIRRMCQEASASDTCVGVIVWMHTFSPAKMWIAGLSALDRPLLHLHTQYNLSLPWPSIDMDFMNLNQAAHGDREFGHIESRVGVDRKIVAGHATDPRVVGRVAAWARAAVGRHTARTLRLARFGDNMRDVAVTEGDKVEAQLRFGFSVNTYGVNDLVAVVDAVADKDVAELAAEYTDSYDVAEALRPGGDQHDSLLYAARIEAGLRAFLTEGGFTAFTTNFEDLGGLRQLPGIAVQRLMADGYGFGGEGDWKTSALLRTVKVMGAGSPGGTSFMEDYTYHLGPGKPCVLGAHMLEVCPSIAAGRPSAEIHPLSIGGREDPVRLVFDAAEGPAVVVGLSDLGDRFRLTANVVDVISPSEPLRRLPVARAVWEPRPSLAESAESWLLAGAPHHTVLSSAVSVETLTDYAAMTGVELLTIDENTRTDQFAKEVRWNAAYHRLAQAL; encoded by the coding sequence ATGGAAGCCAACGCCACGCCCTACCCCGACCACGAGGTCTGGTTTCTCACCGGCAGCCAGGGCCTGTACGGCGACGACGTGCTGCAGCAGGTGGCCGAGCAGTCCCGGAGCATCTCCGAGACGCTGGGTCACCCGGGTGAGATCCCGGTCCGGATCGTGTGGAAGCCGGTCCTGACCGACGCCGACGCGATCCGGCGGATGTGCCAGGAGGCCTCGGCCTCCGACACCTGCGTGGGCGTGATCGTGTGGATGCACACCTTCTCCCCCGCCAAGATGTGGATCGCCGGGCTCAGCGCGCTCGACCGGCCGCTGCTGCACCTGCACACCCAGTACAACCTGTCGCTGCCCTGGCCCAGCATCGACATGGACTTCATGAACCTCAACCAGGCCGCCCACGGCGACCGCGAGTTCGGCCACATCGAGTCCCGCGTCGGCGTCGACCGCAAGATCGTCGCCGGTCACGCCACCGACCCCCGCGTCGTGGGCCGCGTCGCCGCCTGGGCCCGCGCCGCGGTCGGCCGCCACACGGCCCGCACCCTGCGGCTGGCCCGCTTCGGCGACAACATGCGTGACGTCGCCGTCACCGAGGGCGACAAGGTCGAGGCCCAGCTGCGGTTCGGGTTCTCCGTCAACACCTACGGCGTCAACGACCTCGTCGCCGTCGTCGACGCCGTGGCGGACAAGGACGTCGCCGAACTCGCCGCCGAGTACACCGACTCCTACGACGTCGCCGAGGCCCTGCGCCCCGGTGGCGACCAGCACGACTCCCTGCTGTACGCGGCCCGCATCGAAGCCGGTCTGCGCGCCTTCCTCACCGAGGGCGGCTTCACCGCCTTCACCACCAACTTCGAGGACCTCGGCGGCCTGCGCCAGCTGCCCGGCATCGCCGTCCAGCGCCTCATGGCCGACGGTTACGGCTTCGGCGGCGAGGGCGACTGGAAGACCTCGGCGCTGCTGCGCACGGTCAAGGTCATGGGCGCCGGCAGCCCCGGCGGCACCAGCTTCATGGAGGACTACACCTACCACCTCGGCCCCGGCAAGCCGTGCGTCCTCGGCGCCCACATGCTCGAGGTCTGCCCCTCCATCGCCGCCGGCCGCCCCAGCGCCGAGATCCACCCGCTCTCCATCGGCGGCCGCGAGGACCCCGTCCGTCTGGTCTTCGACGCCGCCGAGGGCCCCGCCGTCGTCGTCGGTCTCTCCGACCTCGGCGACCGGTTCCGGCTGACCGCGAACGTCGTCGACGTCATATCCCCGAGCGAGCCGCTGCGCCGCCTGCCGGTGGCCCGCGCCGTGTGGGAGCCCCGCCCGTCGCTGGCCGAGTCCGCGGAGAGCTGGCTGCTCGCCGGCGCCCCGCACCACACCGTTCTCAGCTCGGCCGTGAGCGTGGAGACCCTGACCGACTACGCCGCCATGACCGGCGTCGAGCTCCTCACCATCGACGAGAACACCCGCACCGACCAGTTCGCCAAGGAAGTCCGCTGGAACGCGGCCTACCACCGTCTCGCCCAGGCGCTGTGA
- the araB gene encoding ribulokinase, with protein MVNAEIQDERGEESRPDTYVIGVDYGTLSGRAVVVRVSDGAELAAAEHAYTHAVLDRELPDGTSLPPDWALQVPSDYIDVLRIAVPEALARSGVRPEQVVGIGTDFTACTMVPTLADGTPLCELPELTGRPHAYVKLWRHHAAQAQADRITALAAERKEPWIKRYGGKISSEWEFAKALQLLEEDPEIYARTERWVEAADWIVWQLSGTYVRNACTAGYKGQLQDGVYPSPEYLAALNPDFADFVTTKLEHPIGQLGDLAGRLTAEAAAWTGLPEGIAVCVGNVDAHVTAPAATAVEPGRMVAIMGTSTCHVMSSDQWAEVPGMCGVVDGGILPGLWGYEAGQSGVGDIFGWFVRTGFPASYAEEAAALGRDAHQHLTALAAEQKIGEHGLIALDWQSGNRSVLVDHDLSGIIVGLTLSTRPEDVYRALLEATAFGTRTIIEAFENSGVPVRELIIAGGLTKNALLMQIYSDVTRLPLGVIDSTQGPALGAAMHAAVAAGSYPDIRAAAHAMGKARPAVYQPDPERAAAYDRLFAEYRELHDYFGRGANEVMHRLRRIRAEASV; from the coding sequence GTGGTGAACGCCGAGATCCAGGACGAGCGCGGGGAAGAGTCCCGTCCCGACACCTATGTCATCGGAGTCGACTACGGCACGCTGTCCGGGCGGGCCGTGGTGGTCCGGGTCTCCGACGGCGCCGAGCTCGCCGCGGCCGAGCACGCGTACACGCACGCCGTGCTCGACCGGGAGCTGCCCGACGGGACCTCCCTGCCGCCGGACTGGGCGCTGCAGGTGCCCAGCGACTACATCGACGTCCTGCGCATCGCGGTGCCCGAGGCGCTGGCCCGCTCGGGAGTCCGCCCCGAGCAGGTGGTGGGGATCGGCACGGACTTCACCGCGTGCACGATGGTGCCGACGCTCGCCGACGGCACCCCCCTGTGCGAGCTGCCGGAGCTCACCGGCCGGCCGCACGCCTACGTCAAGCTCTGGCGCCACCACGCCGCCCAGGCCCAGGCCGACCGGATCACGGCGCTGGCCGCCGAGCGCAAGGAGCCGTGGATCAAGCGCTACGGCGGCAAGATCTCCTCGGAGTGGGAGTTCGCGAAGGCGCTGCAGCTCCTCGAGGAGGACCCGGAGATCTACGCCCGGACCGAGCGCTGGGTGGAGGCCGCGGACTGGATCGTCTGGCAGCTGTCCGGCACCTACGTCCGCAACGCCTGCACCGCCGGCTACAAGGGCCAGCTGCAGGACGGCGTCTACCCGTCGCCGGAGTACCTCGCGGCGCTGAACCCCGACTTCGCCGACTTCGTGACGACCAAGCTGGAGCACCCGATCGGGCAGCTCGGCGATCTGGCCGGGCGGCTGACCGCCGAGGCGGCGGCCTGGACGGGCCTGCCCGAGGGCATCGCCGTGTGCGTCGGCAACGTCGACGCCCATGTGACGGCGCCCGCCGCGACCGCGGTGGAGCCGGGCCGGATGGTGGCCATCATGGGCACCTCCACCTGCCACGTCATGAGCTCCGACCAGTGGGCCGAGGTGCCGGGCATGTGCGGCGTCGTCGACGGCGGCATCCTGCCGGGCCTGTGGGGCTACGAGGCCGGGCAGAGCGGCGTCGGCGACATCTTCGGCTGGTTCGTGCGCACCGGCTTCCCGGCGTCGTACGCCGAGGAGGCGGCCGCGCTGGGACGCGACGCGCACCAGCACCTCACCGCGCTCGCGGCCGAGCAGAAGATCGGCGAGCACGGGCTGATCGCACTGGACTGGCAGAGCGGCAACCGTTCCGTCCTGGTCGACCACGACCTCAGCGGCATCATCGTGGGCCTGACGCTGTCCACCCGCCCCGAGGACGTCTACCGGGCGCTGCTGGAGGCGACCGCCTTCGGCACCCGCACCATCATCGAGGCCTTCGAGAACTCCGGCGTGCCGGTGCGCGAGCTGATCATCGCGGGCGGTCTGACGAAGAACGCGCTGCTGATGCAGATCTACTCCGACGTCACCCGCCTGCCCCTCGGCGTCATCGACTCGACGCAGGGACCGGCCCTCGGCGCGGCGATGCACGCGGCGGTCGCGGCCGGTTCGTACCCGGACATCAGGGCCGCCGCCCACGCCATGGGCAAGGCCCGTCCGGCGGTCTACCAGCCCGACCCCGAGCGGGCCGCGGCCTACGACCGCCTGTTCGCCGAGTACCGGGAGCTGCACGACTACTTCGGACGCGGCGCCAACGAGGTCATGCACCGGCTGCGCCGCATCCGCGCCGAGGCATCCGTCTGA